The following proteins are co-located in the Lentibacillus sp. JNUCC-1 genome:
- a CDS encoding (deoxy)nucleoside triphosphate pyrophosphohydrolase, whose translation MKKKDIHVVGAVIVKDHKILCAQRGETKTLAYKWEFPGGKVEQGETAKEALKREIAEEMHCEIEVGNQVEHTVYEYDFGVVHLTTFYCALLEGDPVLTEHVAIKWLPKEKLFTLDWAPADIPAIETIAKG comes from the coding sequence TTGAAGAAAAAAGATATTCATGTCGTTGGTGCGGTTATCGTTAAAGATCATAAAATTCTTTGTGCGCAAAGAGGGGAAACCAAAACGCTCGCTTATAAATGGGAATTTCCAGGCGGTAAGGTTGAACAAGGCGAGACTGCGAAAGAAGCATTGAAACGTGAAATTGCAGAAGAGATGCATTGTGAAATTGAGGTTGGCAATCAAGTGGAACACACTGTTTACGAGTATGATTTTGGCGTTGTCCATTTAACAACATTTTATTGTGCCCTTCTTGAGGGGGATCCAGTTTTAACAGAGCACGTAGCTATTAAATGGCTTCCTAAAGAGAAATTATTCACATTGGACTGGGCTCCGGCAGATATTCCCGCGATAGAAACAATAGCAAAAGGATAA
- a CDS encoding DEAD/DEAH box helicase, translated as MENFLRNLEDSLHKGFIDRHYGKMDTYKPRLLINNAKENEDVLTSLVEELDHCNAFIFSVAFITESGLATLKSHLLDLKHKGIKGKILTSTFLNFNQPKIFKELMKITNVEVRLTELEGFHSKGYIFEHDQYYSLIVGSSNLTAQALKVNYEWNVKLTSYQDGEVITHFKNQFEDVWKDATPLTDAWITSYEEVYKPIDYQAASKVVELPSDYDVNPLKTATSIKPNTMQTAALAEIQQVRDEGHDKGLVISATGTGKTYLAAFDVRRVAPKRMLFVVHREQILHKAKADFQRIMGGLSKDFGILSGFHKQMDAKYLFTTIQTISKLETLKQFNRDEFDYILVDEVHKAGAASYLRVLDYFQPQFLLGMTATPERTDDFNIYELFDYNIAYEIRLQEALEEDMLCPFHYFGVTDFEYNGEIIDDATILSKLVTDERVEHIVDKLDYYSHSGEAVKGLMFCSRKDEAVEMSKALNQRGFRTVALTGDHSQEERMHQVEQLENGTLDYIITVDIFNEGIDIPSINQVVMLRQTQSSIIFIQQLGRGLRKHDSKDFVTVIDFIGNYKNNYLIPIALSGDRSQNKDNIRRRATEASYIKGVSTVNFEEVAKKQIFKSINASNLTAMKVLKEAFTELENRLGRTPYLYDFITNHSIDPVVIAGKYKNYYALLLKMKKEIPSISTYESSVLTMLSSEVLDGKRKHELILLKLLLEQEMVPDRGYKIELEKAGCTVDEQTIESVERIFDLAFFTQTDRKKYGDRPIIEHNSDNTYSFNDAISHSLQSNPTFKDLVTDVVMSGLERNKKYRSEKQLTRYEKYTRKDACKLLNWKKDESATIFGYKPKHQTCPIFVTYHKNDEVEASVDYGDEFISPEVFKWYTRSQRTLASEEVQKIIQAEETNMDLHLFIKKDDDEGSGFYYLGQTVPDKSTGEQDKMLDKNEKEIPVVHMNMILDKPIEHKLYHYIVHGDH; from the coding sequence GTGGAGAACTTTCTCAGAAATCTGGAGGATTCTTTGCACAAGGGATTTATTGATCGGCACTATGGCAAGATGGATACATATAAACCTAGATTGCTCATTAATAATGCAAAAGAGAATGAGGATGTTTTAACCTCACTCGTGGAAGAGCTGGACCATTGCAATGCCTTTATATTCTCTGTTGCATTTATTACTGAGAGTGGCCTCGCTACTTTAAAGTCTCATTTATTAGATCTCAAACATAAAGGTATAAAAGGCAAGATCCTGACGTCTACTTTCCTGAACTTTAACCAACCAAAGATCTTTAAAGAGCTTATGAAAATAACAAACGTCGAAGTGAGATTAACCGAATTGGAAGGATTCCATTCCAAAGGGTATATATTTGAGCATGATCAGTATTATTCTTTGATTGTTGGAAGTTCAAACCTTACTGCACAAGCATTAAAGGTTAATTATGAATGGAATGTGAAACTGACTTCTTACCAAGATGGCGAGGTTATTACCCATTTTAAGAATCAATTTGAAGATGTATGGAAAGACGCCACACCGTTAACCGATGCGTGGATTACGTCTTATGAAGAGGTCTATAAACCTATTGATTATCAAGCAGCTTCAAAAGTGGTAGAACTGCCTTCAGATTATGACGTTAATCCATTGAAAACAGCAACAAGTATAAAACCGAACACAATGCAGACAGCGGCATTGGCAGAGATCCAGCAAGTGAGGGACGAGGGACACGATAAGGGGCTCGTTATTTCAGCCACAGGAACAGGTAAAACCTATTTGGCGGCTTTTGATGTGCGGCGTGTCGCTCCAAAACGCATGTTATTTGTCGTACACAGAGAGCAAATCCTGCATAAAGCCAAAGCAGATTTCCAGCGGATTATGGGTGGGCTGAGCAAAGACTTTGGAATTTTATCAGGGTTCCATAAACAAATGGATGCAAAGTATTTATTCACCACTATACAGACCATTTCTAAACTCGAAACGCTGAAGCAATTTAATCGTGACGAATTTGATTATATCTTAGTGGATGAGGTTCATAAAGCTGGTGCGGCTTCTTATTTAAGGGTCCTAGATTATTTTCAGCCTCAATTCTTATTGGGAATGACCGCAACCCCTGAAAGAACGGATGATTTCAACATTTATGAGCTGTTTGACTATAACATTGCATACGAAATTCGCCTACAAGAAGCGCTAGAAGAGGATATGCTTTGCCCGTTCCACTATTTTGGGGTTACAGATTTTGAATATAACGGCGAGATCATAGATGACGCGACAATCTTATCCAAGCTCGTCACAGATGAACGTGTAGAACATATTGTTGATAAGCTTGATTATTATAGCCATTCAGGTGAGGCGGTAAAAGGGCTGATGTTTTGCAGCCGTAAAGATGAAGCTGTGGAGATGTCTAAGGCTCTAAACCAAAGAGGGTTTCGCACCGTTGCTTTAACAGGAGATCATTCTCAAGAGGAGCGCATGCATCAAGTTGAACAGCTTGAAAATGGCACTTTGGATTATATTATAACCGTTGATATATTTAATGAGGGGATTGATATCCCGAGCATTAATCAAGTGGTCATGTTGAGACAAACGCAGTCTAGCATTATTTTTATTCAGCAGCTGGGACGCGGACTGCGTAAACACGATTCCAAAGACTTCGTAACTGTGATTGATTTCATCGGTAATTATAAAAACAATTATCTCATCCCAATAGCTCTTTCTGGAGATCGATCACAAAACAAGGATAATATACGCAGACGCGCAACAGAAGCAAGCTATATCAAAGGCGTGTCAACGGTTAACTTTGAAGAGGTTGCTAAGAAACAGATATTCAAGTCTATCAACGCAAGTAATTTAACAGCAATGAAGGTTTTAAAAGAGGCCTTTACGGAACTAGAGAATCGACTCGGCAGAACACCTTATTTATATGATTTTATTACGAACCACTCTATCGATCCTGTCGTCATTGCAGGGAAATATAAGAATTACTATGCACTCCTTCTTAAAATGAAAAAAGAAATTCCATCTATTAGCACATATGAAAGCAGTGTTTTGACAATGCTCTCTTCAGAAGTGTTAGATGGCAAACGCAAACATGAACTGATATTGCTTAAATTATTACTGGAGCAAGAGATGGTTCCTGATAGGGGGTATAAGATAGAACTGGAAAAAGCGGGTTGTACAGTTGATGAACAAACGATTGAATCTGTCGAGCGCATATTTGATTTGGCCTTTTTCACCCAAACTGACCGTAAGAAGTATGGTGACAGACCTATTATAGAGCATAACAGTGACAACACGTATTCATTTAACGACGCTATCAGCCACAGCTTGCAGTCGAACCCTACATTCAAGGATTTAGTAACAGATGTCGTTATGAGCGGTTTAGAACGCAACAAAAAGTATCGTTCAGAGAAACAGCTTACCCGGTATGAAAAATATACAAGAAAAGATGCTTGTAAGCTATTAAATTGGAAAAAAGATGAGAGCGCTACGATTTTTGGGTATAAACCAAAGCATCAAACATGCCCAATCTTTGTGACGTATCACAAAAATGATGAAGTAGAAGCAAGCGTTGATTACGGGGATGAATTTATCAGCCCTGAAGTGTTTAAATGGTATACTCGAAGTCAAAGAACCTTGGCCTCAGAGGAAGTGCAAAAGATCATACAAGCGGAAGAAACAAACATGGACCTTCATTTGTTTATTAAAAAAGATGACGATGAAGGCAGTGGCTTTTATTATTTAGGACAAACGGTGCCTGACAAAAGTACTGGAGAACAAGATAAAATGCTCGACAAGAACGAAAAAGAGATCCCGGTTGTCCACATGAATATGATTTTAGACAAGCCGATAGAGCATAAGTTATATCATTATATTGTACATGGTGATCATTAA
- a CDS encoding nucleoside triphosphate pyrophosphohydrolase, which produces MPTHHKLVRDRIPEIIKNSGKQLKTKTLSEDRYIEELKKKLNEEVAEYQEAATDGRALEELADILELMHALTHQHGATIKEVEQIRTKKADERAVLKIKFF; this is translated from the coding sequence ATGCCCACACACCATAAATTAGTACGCGATCGGATTCCGGAAATCATTAAGAACTCTGGTAAACAGTTAAAAACTAAAACACTTTCTGAAGATCGTTACATAGAAGAATTGAAAAAGAAACTAAACGAAGAGGTGGCAGAATACCAAGAAGCGGCTACTGACGGTAGGGCTTTGGAAGAACTCGCAGACATCCTGGAACTGATGCACGCCCTCACTCATCAACACGGGGCAACCATAAAGGAAGTTGAACAAATCAGAACGAAAAAAGCTGACGAGCGGGCGGTTTTGAAGATAAAGTTTTTCTAA
- a CDS encoding alpha/beta hydrolase has product MVILKKRILIIASSLIAVLVIGLIGAGNYFYSQGIKRGTEVELHREAEAVNTMASTADQNLLDEARSWYAAQEKEALSMVSYDDLKLNAQYIHNDTNVGKTVILAHGFRNTGDDMGKFAKLYYDLGFSILLPDARGHGDSEGDYIGYGWHDRLDYLDWIDRMIREYNADEIILHGNSMGAATVLMSSGEQLPDQVKGIIADSGYSTVKAELAHQLKHLYNLPPFPLLDVTSAITKLRAGYMLGEASAVEQVRQNTLPLLIIHGENDDLVPTDMSDEIYTAAGGEKELWLVPDAGHTKAFDIVTEAYQGRVEAFVERVVGE; this is encoded by the coding sequence GTGGTCATTTTGAAAAAGAGAATACTGATTATCGCATCAAGTCTCATCGCCGTTTTAGTGATTGGCTTGATTGGAGCGGGCAACTATTTTTACAGTCAAGGCATCAAACGGGGCACGGAAGTCGAACTTCACAGGGAAGCTGAAGCTGTCAATACAATGGCAAGCACAGCCGATCAAAACCTTCTCGACGAGGCCCGCAGTTGGTATGCAGCCCAAGAGAAAGAAGCGCTATCAATGGTGTCGTACGATGATTTAAAACTGAATGCGCAGTACATACATAACGATACAAACGTCGGCAAAACTGTCATCTTGGCTCACGGCTTTAGAAATACCGGTGATGACATGGGCAAATTTGCAAAACTTTACTATGACCTAGGGTTCAGCATCCTGCTGCCAGATGCCCGCGGACATGGCGACAGTGAAGGCGATTATATTGGCTACGGCTGGCATGATCGGCTTGACTACCTGGACTGGATCGATCGGATGATCCGAGAATACAATGCCGATGAGATTATTCTGCACGGCAACTCAATGGGCGCCGCAACCGTTTTAATGAGCAGCGGCGAACAACTGCCAGACCAGGTGAAAGGGATCATCGCCGACAGTGGCTACAGCACCGTCAAAGCAGAATTGGCGCACCAACTGAAGCATCTGTACAACCTGCCGCCTTTTCCATTACTGGACGTCACAAGCGCCATCACAAAACTGCGAGCCGGCTACATGCTCGGCGAAGCATCCGCTGTCGAACAGGTCAGGCAGAATACACTGCCACTGCTCATCATCCACGGTGAAAATGACGACCTCGTTCCAACAGACATGTCCGACGAAATTTACACCGCAGCCGGCGGAGAGAAAGAACTGTGGCTCGTCCCAGACGCTGGCCATACGAAGGCATTTGATATTGTGACGGAGGCATATCAAGGGCGGGTCGAGGCGTTTGTGGAGCGTGTGGTTGGGGAGTAG
- a CDS encoding cupin domain-containing protein encodes MQIYTFSQSNGRRVTQFDSNFIMSHIVQTDQPAQVCCMYLEKNSVIGYHQAVVPQLLLIVTGEGFVRSGEESFVPVQAGEAVFWGEDEWHETKTDQGLTAIVIESDGLDPGAMMSLKK; translated from the coding sequence GTGCAAATCTACACATTCAGCCAATCGAATGGAAGAAGAGTCACTCAGTTTGACTCCAATTTCATTATGTCCCATATTGTTCAAACCGACCAACCAGCACAGGTCTGCTGCATGTATTTAGAGAAAAATAGTGTTATCGGCTATCATCAGGCTGTTGTACCTCAGCTGCTTTTAATTGTGACAGGGGAAGGTTTTGTCAGAAGCGGGGAGGAAAGTTTTGTGCCGGTTCAGGCAGGTGAAGCCGTGTTTTGGGGAGAGGACGAGTGGCATGAGACCAAAACAGATCAAGGCTTAACGGCAATTGTGATTGAAAGTGACGGGCTCGATCCTGGAGCAATGATGTCTCTTAAGAAGTGA
- a CDS encoding gluconate 2-dehydrogenase subunit 3 family protein yields the protein MANDNPNNKDQQAHDGKDVSRRQFLKNSGYTAGGVVGGALLGGLFGNPFKTEETSTTTDNKAKEPLQEARTFFSRSEDFRTLAAATERIYPEDDNGPGAIELGVPYFIDKQLAGFWGSNSKDYTKGPFKPQASDTHGLQSKMNRGEMFLVGLQRMQEISKKDHDEKFYDLDGETQDAILESFESGDVKIRGMRSDTFFTLLRNTTIEGVYSDPAYGGNKDMQGWKMMEYPGPYVGWTNDIDAEEFLSKEPTSLRAYQGGGV from the coding sequence GTGGCGAATGATAATCCGAACAACAAGGATCAACAAGCCCATGACGGAAAGGATGTTTCAAGACGGCAGTTTCTAAAAAACTCCGGTTATACAGCGGGCGGCGTTGTCGGAGGTGCGTTATTAGGGGGATTGTTTGGTAATCCATTCAAGACGGAAGAAACGTCTACTACAACGGATAACAAAGCAAAAGAACCTTTGCAGGAAGCGCGGACGTTTTTCAGTCGCAGCGAAGATTTTAGAACATTGGCAGCTGCAACGGAACGTATATATCCTGAAGATGATAACGGGCCTGGTGCTATTGAGCTGGGCGTGCCGTATTTTATCGACAAACAGCTGGCAGGGTTCTGGGGTTCGAATAGTAAAGATTACACGAAAGGCCCTTTTAAACCACAGGCCTCAGATACGCATGGCCTTCAGTCCAAAATGAATCGGGGCGAAATGTTCCTGGTTGGTCTGCAGCGGATGCAAGAGATCAGCAAGAAAGACCACGATGAGAAGTTTTATGACCTTGATGGCGAGACACAGGACGCGATACTCGAAAGTTTTGAGTCAGGCGATGTGAAGATCCGCGGTATGAGGTCAGATACGTTCTTTACGTTACTTAGAAATACCACCATTGAAGGCGTCTATTCCGATCCGGCATATGGCGGCAATAAGGATATGCAGGGATGGAAGATGATGGAATATCCAGGACCTTATGTGGGCTGGACGAACGACATAGATGCAGAAGAATTTTTATCAAAAGAGCCGACGAGCTTACGCGCATATCAGGGAGGCGGTGTATAA
- a CDS encoding GMC family oxidoreductase translates to MAKKLDKADVVIVGVGWAGGIISAEMAKAGKKVVALERGRHKERSDYIGVKDELRFDNRYQIMQNLSSETMTSRNNIDETALPIRTRNDMQVGTDLGGGSVHWAGATYRYWPYEFEIRSKTIERYGKDKIPKDMNLQDWGITYEEMEKYYDKWEKTAGISGEQDPLAPKRKNPWPNPPLKETPSLKLFKDATKNLGLHPFQVAAGNMSEQYENPDGETLNACMYCSFCTRHGCDFSAKADPLATVIPTALKHDNYELRTRAYVRRVLYDKNSGKATGVLYVDERTGEEFEQPADVVVLSGFALTNNRLLMLSNIGEQYDPKTRKGLIGRNFNGQYNSSFNGTLGFFEDKKFNLYMGAGALGAAVNDYAADNFDHTDLDFIGGGAIELRQYGFGAISSSGNVPKGTPSWGKKYKENSLHYAYRALRIWYTAIAMSYWHNYLDLDPTYKDEYGDPLLRATYKFGDQERNIAKFGIDRCHEIMEEMGADIIEDDEVPEEFNHSFTGGHYTGGVVMGDDPETSAVNNYLQMWDVDNLFVVGGSAFPQFGGHHPTPTIGALSYRAAEGIEKYMDEGGQLAEAKRTTQKA, encoded by the coding sequence ATGGCTAAGAAACTGGACAAGGCCGATGTCGTAATCGTAGGCGTTGGCTGGGCAGGCGGCATTATTAGTGCAGAAATGGCCAAAGCAGGCAAAAAAGTTGTCGCACTGGAACGCGGCAGACATAAAGAAAGAAGCGACTACATCGGTGTAAAAGACGAACTTCGATTCGATAATCGCTATCAGATCATGCAGAACCTATCGAGCGAAACAATGACTTCAAGAAATAACATTGACGAAACAGCATTGCCGATTCGAACACGCAATGACATGCAGGTCGGGACAGACCTTGGCGGCGGCAGTGTGCACTGGGCAGGCGCTACATATCGTTATTGGCCTTATGAATTTGAAATTCGCAGCAAAACCATCGAACGTTATGGAAAAGATAAGATCCCCAAAGACATGAATCTGCAGGATTGGGGCATTACGTATGAGGAAATGGAAAAGTACTATGACAAGTGGGAGAAAACAGCTGGCATATCAGGTGAGCAGGATCCGCTTGCCCCTAAACGGAAAAACCCATGGCCAAACCCTCCGCTAAAGGAAACGCCAAGTTTGAAGTTGTTTAAAGACGCCACGAAAAATCTGGGACTCCATCCATTTCAAGTGGCTGCAGGCAATATGTCCGAGCAATATGAAAATCCGGACGGCGAAACCCTTAATGCTTGTATGTACTGCTCTTTTTGTACAAGACATGGCTGCGATTTCTCTGCAAAAGCAGACCCGCTGGCAACGGTTATTCCCACAGCTTTAAAGCATGATAATTATGAGCTTCGGACAAGAGCCTATGTCAGACGGGTGCTGTATGATAAGAACAGCGGCAAGGCAACGGGTGTCTTGTATGTCGACGAAAGAACAGGTGAGGAATTCGAGCAACCGGCAGATGTCGTAGTGCTCTCCGGATTTGCATTGACCAATAACCGTTTGCTGATGCTGTCAAACATTGGTGAGCAGTACGATCCGAAGACCAGAAAAGGCCTTATCGGACGGAACTTTAATGGACAGTACAACTCCTCATTCAACGGCACACTCGGCTTTTTCGAGGATAAGAAGTTCAACCTGTACATGGGTGCAGGCGCACTCGGAGCAGCGGTCAATGACTATGCAGCCGACAACTTCGACCACACGGACCTGGATTTCATTGGCGGCGGTGCGATCGAATTGAGACAATACGGTTTCGGTGCCATTTCAAGCAGCGGCAACGTGCCTAAAGGGACACCGAGCTGGGGCAAAAAATACAAAGAAAACTCCCTGCATTACGCATACAGAGCACTGCGGATCTGGTATACAGCCATTGCCATGTCATACTGGCATAATTATCTGGACCTGGATCCAACGTATAAAGATGAGTACGGCGACCCATTGTTGCGTGCCACGTACAAATTTGGCGATCAGGAAAGAAACATAGCCAAATTCGGCATAGACAGATGCCATGAAATTATGGAAGAAATGGGCGCAGATATTATTGAAGATGATGAAGTTCCGGAAGAGTTCAATCACAGCTTTACCGGCGGGCATTATACCGGTGGCGTCGTGATGGGTGACGACCCGGAAACATCAGCTGTGAATAATTATTTGCAAATGTGGGATGTTGATAATCTATTCGTTGTCGGCGGTTCAGCATTTCCGCAATTTGGCGGACACCACCCAACGCCTACGATTGGCGCTTTATCCTATCGTGCCGCAGAAGG